In one window of Bacteroidota bacterium DNA:
- a CDS encoding UDP-glucose/GDP-mannose dehydrogenase family protein, translating into MKIAVIGTGYVGLVTGTCFAESGNHVTCVDIDEKKVENMRKGIIPIYEPGLEVLFKRNIEQEKIDFTTSLKEGIEGAKIIFLALPTPPGADGSADLHFVLDVAGELGPMLKDYTVIVNKSTVPVGTADKVKAKLLENCNVEFDVVSNPEFLKEGFAVDDFMKPDRIVIGTRSEKARELINSLYKPFVRSGNPIVFMDEKSSEMTKYAANSFLATKITFMNEIANLCDIVGANVDHVRRGIGSDVRVGKHFLYSGIGYGGSCFPKDVQALSKTANQNGYDFEILKAVMKINQIQKTIIVPRMKEYFGGSLKGKKIAMWGLAFKANTDDIREASALYIIDKLIEEGAEIIAHDPEAMDNVKALIGDKISYEVKQYDVLKDADCLLVVTEWQAFRNPSFGKIAVNLKNKVIFDGRNLYDHEELKELGFDYFSIGRNNTLK; encoded by the coding sequence ATGAAAATAGCAGTTATTGGAACAGGTTACGTAGGATTAGTAACAGGTACTTGTTTCGCAGAATCGGGAAATCATGTTACATGTGTGGATATTGATGAAAAAAAAGTAGAGAATATGAGAAAAGGGATTATTCCTATTTATGAACCAGGACTTGAAGTTCTTTTTAAAAGAAATATTGAACAAGAAAAAATTGATTTTACAACAAGTTTAAAAGAAGGAATTGAAGGAGCAAAAATAATTTTCCTTGCTTTGCCCACACCTCCGGGTGCAGATGGTTCTGCCGACCTTCACTTTGTACTTGATGTTGCAGGTGAGTTGGGACCTATGCTAAAAGATTATACGGTTATTGTAAATAAAAGTACAGTACCCGTTGGAACAGCAGATAAAGTAAAAGCAAAATTATTAGAAAATTGTAATGTGGAATTTGATGTTGTTTCAAACCCTGAATTTTTAAAAGAAGGCTTTGCTGTTGATGATTTTATGAAGCCCGATAGAATTGTTATTGGTACAAGATCGGAGAAGGCTCGTGAACTAATAAATAGTTTATACAAGCCATTTGTAAGGTCAGGTAATCCAATTGTTTTTATGGATGAAAAATCTTCGGAAATGACAAAATATGCAGCAAATTCATTCCTTGCTACAAAAATTACTTTTATGAATGAAATTGCTAATCTGTGTGATATTGTTGGTGCAAATGTTGACCATGTAAGACGTGGTATTGGCTCAGATGTGAGAGTGGGAAAACATTTCTTATATTCAGGAATCGGATATGGAGGTAGTTGTTTCCCTAAAGATGTACAAGCATTATCGAAAACAGCAAATCAAAATGGTTATGATTTTGAAATTCTTAAAGCCGTTATGAAGATTAATCAGATACAAAAAACTATTATTGTTCCAAGAATGAAGGAATATTTTGGCGGTAGTTTAAAAGGTAAAAAAATAGCAATGTGGGGTCTTGCTTTTAAAGCAAATACCGATGATATTAGAGAAGCATCTGCATTGTATATTATTGATAAATTAATTGAAGAAGGTGCTGAAATTATTGCCCATGATCCTGAAGCTATGGATAATGTAAAAGCTCTTATTGGTGATAAAATTTCTTATGAAGTAAAACAATATGATGTTTTGAAAGATGCTGATTGTTTACTCGTTGTAACAGAATGGCAGGCATTTAGAAATCCAAGTTTTGGAAAAATTGCTGTAAACTTAAAAAACAAAGTAATATTTGACGGTAGGAATCTTTACGACCATGAAGAATTGAAAGAACTTGGGTTTGATTATTTTTCAATCGGTAGAAACAATACTCTAAAATAG
- a CDS encoding glycosyltransferase N-terminal domain-containing protein, with product MNKIIDSITLLLYNIFLKGYFLFVLIASIWNKKAKQWIAGRKNIFQKIEEAKLTHKKNIWMHVASLGEFEQGRPIIELLKKQYPDYKIILSFFSPSGFEIRKDYEFADHIFYLPHDGKKNSRKFIELINPKIAIFVKYDFWYWYFKNLHKKNIPLILVSSIFKKEQLFFKKFTGIFKRILLYVNYFFVQDTPSKQLLNKYGYKNVSVIPDTRIDRVNQICNEAGKKEIELIEKFKNKEQLLIVGSSYETEEKYIHKLISSSTFKGKVILAPHKIDEKHISFIKNLFGNEALFWSEVKDNKKIDTNKQIFVINTIGLLQYLYQYADIAIIGGGFNKSIHNTLEPATFGIPIIFGPNSHENFNEAIKLIKLKGAFLINNYEDLKSTISYLQKEKNILESGEICKNFIKDNTGGSAKVVSFISKYL from the coding sequence ATGAATAAAATAATTGACAGCATAACACTTTTGCTTTACAATATATTTTTAAAAGGATATTTCCTCTTTGTATTAATAGCATCCATTTGGAATAAAAAAGCTAAACAATGGATTGCAGGAAGAAAGAATATTTTTCAAAAAATAGAAGAAGCAAAATTAACTCACAAAAAAAATATTTGGATGCACGTAGCATCACTTGGAGAGTTTGAACAAGGTCGTCCAATAATAGAATTACTAAAAAAACAATACCCTGATTACAAAATAATTCTTAGCTTTTTTTCACCCTCAGGTTTTGAGATAAGAAAAGATTATGAATTTGCCGACCATATTTTTTATTTGCCTCATGACGGAAAAAAAAATTCAAGAAAATTTATTGAACTAATAAATCCAAAGATTGCAATATTTGTTAAATACGATTTTTGGTACTGGTATTTTAAAAATCTCCACAAAAAAAATATCCCTTTAATACTTGTTTCTTCAATTTTTAAAAAAGAACAATTATTTTTTAAAAAATTCACTGGAATATTTAAGCGTATCCTACTTTATGTTAATTACTTTTTTGTTCAGGATACTCCATCAAAACAACTATTAAACAAATACGGATATAAAAATGTAAGTGTAATTCCCGATACAAGAATAGACAGAGTTAATCAAATTTGTAATGAAGCAGGGAAAAAGGAAATAGAACTAATTGAAAAATTCAAAAACAAAGAACAATTACTAATTGTAGGTTCTTCCTACGAAACAGAAGAAAAATATATTCACAAATTAATTTCATCAAGCACCTTTAAAGGCAAAGTAATTCTTGCTCCTCACAAAATTGATGAAAAGCATATTTCTTTTATAAAAAATCTTTTTGGTAATGAAGCATTATTTTGGTCAGAGGTAAAAGACAACAAAAAAATTGATACGAACAAACAAATTTTTGTAATAAATACAATCGGGTTATTACAATACCTTTATCAATATGCTGACATTGCAATAATTGGAGGTGGTTTCAACAAAAGTATTCACAACACTCTTGAACCTGCAACTTTCGGAATTCCAATAATTTTTGGACCAAATAGTCATGAAAATTTTAACGAAGCGATTAAGTTAATAAAATTAAAAGGAGCATTTTTAATTAATAACTACGAAGACTTGAAATCAACAATCAGTTATTTACAAAAAGAAAAAAATATTTTAGAATCAGGGGAAATTTGCAAAAATTTCATCAAAGATAATACAGGTGGTTCAGCAAAAGTTGTTTCTTTTATTTCCAAATATTTATAA
- a CDS encoding ATP-binding protein, producing the protein MATLTRIIRDKIIEKIKKFNKIIVIYGARQVGKTTLVKQIVENLNYKTIWINADQSKYIEVLSSKDLNKLKLLVENYELLIIDEAQRIPDIGINLKILHDEIKNLKIIVTGSSSFDLAQKVTEPLTGRKYVLKLLPFSINEMLTELNKFELNNKIEEIIIYGSYPEIYKRQNYKEKEDLLYEIGNSYLFKDIIELNNIRFTRKLNDLLKLLSFQIGSEASINELASKLKLNRESVEKYIELLEKSFIIFRLSAFNRNLRKEVSKMDKFYFYDLGIRNMLINNFNSFNNRNDIGQLWENFIISERIKQLSFSEIHASKYFWRTYTGAELDYIEEKNGQLNAYEIKFNKGKVRIPKTWLETYNNSTFKLINNDNYFDFLT; encoded by the coding sequence ATGGCAACACTTACACGAATTATTAGAGATAAAATAATTGAGAAAATTAAAAAATTCAACAAGATTATTGTCATTTATGGTGCAAGACAAGTAGGGAAAACCACCCTTGTAAAACAGATTGTAGAAAATCTGAATTATAAAACCATTTGGATAAATGCTGACCAATCAAAATATATAGAAGTATTATCCAGTAAAGATCTTAATAAATTAAAGTTACTTGTAGAAAATTACGAATTACTGATAATTGATGAAGCCCAAAGAATCCCTGACATTGGAATAAATTTAAAAATACTTCACGATGAAATTAAGAATCTAAAAATTATTGTTACTGGTTCTTCTTCATTTGACCTTGCTCAAAAAGTAACTGAACCACTAACAGGAAGAAAATACGTATTAAAACTTTTACCATTTTCAATCAATGAAATGCTAACTGAACTCAATAAATTTGAACTCAATAATAAAATTGAAGAAATTATTATTTATGGTTCATATCCTGAAATTTATAAAAGACAAAATTACAAAGAAAAAGAAGACTTACTTTATGAAATTGGCAACTCTTATCTTTTTAAAGATATAATTGAACTGAATAATATTCGCTTTACACGAAAACTCAATGACCTATTAAAATTACTGTCCTTTCAAATCGGTTCAGAAGCATCTATAAATGAGTTAGCAAGCAAACTTAAACTGAATCGGGAATCAGTTGAGAAATATATTGAATTACTTGAAAAATCTTTTATAATTTTCAGACTCTCAGCTTTTAATAGGAATTTAAGAAAAGAAGTCAGTAAAATGGATAAATTCTATTTTTATGACCTTGGCATAAGAAATATGTTAATCAATAATTTCAATTCGTTCAATAACCGTAATGACATTGGACAATTATGGGAAAATTTTATAATTTCAGAAAGAATTAAACAACTATCATTTAGCGAGATTCATGCTTCCAAATATTTTTGGAGAACATATACCGGAGCGGAGCTCGATTATATTGAAGAAAAAAACGGACAACTAAATGCCTATGAAATAAAATTCAACAAAGGCAAAGTACGAATACCTAAAACATGGCTTGAAACATATAATAATTCCACTTTTAAATTAATTAATAATGATAATTATTTTGATTTTCTTACTTGA
- a CDS encoding 4-hydroxy-3-methylbut-2-enyl diphosphate reductase: MTALSLKIEVDKKSGFCFGVVNAIGIAEEYLKKNDKLYCLGSIVHNKMEIQRLENLGMLTIHNDEYKKLKNETVLLRAHGEPPETFTTAKENNIKLINATCIIVNKLQKKLIELKKLSLPIFIFGNKNHPEIIGLNGQIKNEAVIFSSLDELKKIEIPQRMILLSQTTKDVDEFYEIKEFLLKKEVVVDFHNTICTQVVNRKYELKDFAKRNDKIVFVAGRNSSNAKVLFGVSKNHNPNTFFITDTDELKKSWFNKNEKVGISGATSTPVWLINKVKRALEDF; the protein is encoded by the coding sequence ATGACAGCTCTTTCGTTGAAAATAGAAGTTGACAAAAAGTCAGGGTTTTGCTTTGGGGTTGTAAATGCAATAGGAATTGCAGAAGAATACTTGAAAAAAAATGATAAACTTTATTGCCTCGGTAGTATTGTTCATAATAAAATGGAGATACAACGCCTTGAAAATTTAGGTATGCTTACAATTCATAATGATGAATATAAAAAACTAAAAAACGAAACTGTTCTTTTGCGTGCACATGGTGAACCTCCTGAAACTTTTACTACTGCAAAAGAAAATAATATTAAATTGATAAATGCAACTTGTATAATTGTAAATAAACTGCAAAAGAAATTAATTGAGTTGAAAAAATTATCACTTCCAATTTTTATTTTTGGCAATAAAAATCATCCTGAGATTATTGGCTTAAATGGACAAATAAAAAATGAAGCTGTGATTTTTAGTAGTTTGGATGAATTGAAAAAAATAGAAATCCCTCAACGAATGATACTGCTAAGTCAAACAACTAAAGATGTTGATGAGTTTTATGAAATAAAAGAATTTCTTTTGAAAAAAGAAGTTGTTGTAGATTTTCATAATACAATTTGTACCCAAGTGGTTAATAGAAAATACGAACTAAAAGATTTTGCAAAGAGAAATGATAAAATTGTTTTTGTAGCAGGAAGAAATTCTTCAAATGCTAAGGTTTTATTTGGAGTTAGTAAAAATCACAATCCTAATACTTTTTTTATTACCGATACTGATGAGTTGAAAAAATCGTGGTTTAATAAAAATGAAAAAGTAGGTATTTCCGGTGCTACATCAACACCCGTATGGTTAATTAATAAAGTAAAGCGAGCTTTGGAGGATTTTTAA
- a CDS encoding DUF255 domain-containing protein, whose product MRTVTLIITFILFSLSFQTKAQDQIKWLDWNEGYPKAVKSDKILLIDLYTEWCKWCKVMDDKTYSQQNIIQAVNKDFIPVKFNPEIKGKKYKIGNKEFGGRELYSMLIQNQRAGYPTTVFLFVNERKVYLQPGYQNPENFQKILTSFSDLKKQASK is encoded by the coding sequence ATGAGAACAGTAACACTAATTATTACCTTCATACTTTTTTCCCTAAGTTTCCAAACAAAAGCACAAGACCAAATAAAATGGTTAGACTGGAATGAAGGATATCCAAAAGCAGTAAAATCTGACAAAATACTTTTAATTGACTTATACACAGAGTGGTGTAAGTGGTGTAAAGTTATGGATGATAAAACTTATTCCCAACAAAATATTATTCAAGCAGTAAACAAAGACTTTATTCCTGTAAAATTCAACCCTGAGATTAAAGGGAAAAAATATAAAATTGGTAATAAAGAATTTGGAGGAAGAGAACTTTATTCAATGTTAATTCAAAATCAAAGAGCAGGATATCCTACGACAGTTTTTCTTTTTGTAAATGAAAGGAAAGTATATCTTCAACCTGGATATCAGAACCCTGAAAACTTTCAAAAAATATTAACTTCTTTCAGCGATCTAAAGAAGCAAGCATCAAAGTAA
- a CDS encoding DUF255 domain-containing protein: MMTSKAIIITLSILFFSNLAFSQDNKSIKWYSWEEGYKIAKKENKILIVDLVTDNCPFCKKMEKSTYTNKKVVKTINESFVAVMFNPESAKNKDKTFSLNGKQLTSIQLLACLTNNSTLSNEPKIGYPTTSFLFTKDHEVYFETGYQDASIFKYMLKSCLKIQETK; this comes from the coding sequence ATGATGACAAGCAAAGCAATAATAATCACACTTTCAATTCTTTTTTTTAGTAATCTTGCTTTTTCACAAGATAACAAATCAATAAAATGGTATAGTTGGGAAGAGGGTTATAAAATTGCTAAAAAAGAAAATAAAATTCTTATTGTTGACTTGGTTACAGACAATTGTCCGTTTTGCAAAAAAATGGAAAAATCTACTTACACAAATAAAAAGGTCGTTAAAACTATAAATGAAAGTTTTGTTGCAGTAATGTTCAATCCAGAAAGTGCAAAAAATAAAGATAAAACTTTTAGCCTCAATGGGAAACAACTTACAAGCATTCAGCTTTTAGCATGTTTAACAAATAATTCAACCTTATCAAACGAACCTAAAATCGGTTACCCCACAACATCTTTTCTTTTCACAAAGGATCATGAAGTTTATTTTGAGACTGGATATCAAGATGCTTCTATTTTTAAGTACATGCTTAAAAGCTGTTTGAAAATACAGGAAACAAAATAA